In Opitutales bacterium, the sequence AGCCCTCACGACTCACTGTCTTGATCTGGCGCTTTAACGAAGCACCCGTGGTGAAATGGATATCATTTCTGACTACGGATCAGACGTTCGGGGTTCGAATCCCTGCGGGTGTGCCATTGAGGCCAGATAGCTCAGTTGGTAGAGCAGAGGACTGAAAATCCTTGTGTCCCCAGTTCGATTCTGGGTCTGGCCACCAATTTATAATCAAGGACTTACGTAACTGTGAGTCCTTGTTTGTTTTCAAGGTGTGGTGCATTTGTGGTGCACTTTTTCTCTTCAAGATTTTTGCTCTAAAGGGCGATGTGGCGGTGGCTAATCGAGTCTTTTTAGCGAATTGTCTTGAAAACGTCAGCCGTTGTCCGACATATATGGACAGAAATGACCCCGCACTCAAACCGGCACCGTATGGTGTTCCTTCCAATAGGATAGAGGCGGGGGTTTTTATTTGGGCCAAACTTGGATGTGTGCCTCTTTGCGTTTCACGATTTGGCGGTAGTCGCGAGCGTCCTTTTTGTCCGTGAACGAGCGGGCCACTGCTCCGCACACCATATCAGCAAGCTGGATGAGACTGTTCTTTGCTGAATCTTCCATCTGAACTTTGCGAATGAGTTTTTCGTCCCCGTCAACCCAGTCATTGGCTCTGGACTTCAAGTAAGCACAAAACTGTTTTTTGAATTGTTTGCTCCCGCTGCCATCCACGACGACTCGGGCATTCCTTAAGGTATGCTTGGCGTTGCTAAAGAGATAATTGCAGGCAGATTTGTAGAGGGACTCCGGATGATTCCGAAAGTTATCGCTCTCGAGCTTTGCCTTATCGATCACGATACTGAAGTAGCTGAAATTGAGAGATACTACGGATTGCAGAAAGGTTTTCCTGAACCGTGGAGACATTTTATTGAAATGGAATTCAGTCTCCTTCTCCCATCCAAGCCCTTGCCGAATTTCGGCAATACGAACAATCGCGGCATTGGACTCCGATGGGTTTTCAAAAACCACCATTGTTATGAACAGGTAGCTCGAGGAGTCCTTTCCGAGCCTCATACCGGAATCCCCTGATTCGTCTATAAATGCCAGCACTAGGACCGAAATTTAATCATTTTTTCACAGCCATCCCATAAGACCTGATGGCGGAGATCAAACCTGAGTATTGATGGGCTGTAGCGATTGATCGTGTCTATTGGTCAAAATTGAAAAATAGCGGTTTTGACCATGATAAGCCCTATGCTGTCTCATAGGCACTC encodes:
- a CDS encoding DUF3800 domain-containing protein, with product MRLGKDSSSYLFITMVVFENPSESNAAIVRIAEIRQGLGWEKETEFHFNKMSPRFRKTFLQSVVSLNFSYFSIVIDKAKLESDNFRNHPESLYKSACNYLFSNAKHTLRNARVVVDGSGSKQFKKQFCAYLKSRANDWVDGDEKLIRKVQMEDSAKNSLIQLADMVCGAVARSFTDKKDARDYRQIVKRKEAHIQVWPK